The nucleotide sequence AAAATACAGATTTGGGATCCGAGGCATTCCCTTCAGATACTTGATAAGTGTAGTCTATCCTGGCAGATAAAAGCTTGGTCCTTCTTTTTTCCAATGCCAGAGTAAATCCTCGTACATTACCGTAATCGCGATTAACATACTTGGCGTATAACATGGTAGCGATATAGTGTTCGACAATCTCTGTTCCTAATAGATTTCTTATGTCCTTGTAAAAGCCGGTGACATCCAGTCCAATATCATCGGAAAGCTGTTGCTGTAAACCAATTTCATAGATGACTGTCTGTTGTGGTTTTAGATCAGCATTTCCCATTAAGGTTTGCAAGCCGCCAAATTCCACTTCAAATTCAGAATTGTGGTAGAGATATTCAAATGGGGGCATCTGGAAGAAATGTCCGTACGAAAAATGGATGATGCCGCGTTCGGTTATGGGGTAAGCAATACCAATCCGAGGGCTAAGTTGGTGCTTAACTTTAGCTTTAGTTTTAGGAGCAATTAGGGGATCCCTCTCTCCCTCTCTTAATATTTTCTCTCCTTCAGATGTTGTATAATAATACTCTTTAACTGGTATTTCACCATCAGGATTAAAATAATCATATCGAATCCCGATATTTACGATCATGTCTTCAAATTCCATTTTATCTTGTATATAGGCGGCAAATTCAATGGGACGATGGGTATAATTGTTATTTTTTAGAACCCCTAACGTGTCTGGAGGAACCTGCGGTTTCCAATCAGTAGAGCGATCCAGCTTTATTTCGTACTCATGTAGCCATAACTTGTGTTTTCTGAGCTCCAGCCCCATTTTAACTTGATGCGTTCTGGTAATTTGGCTTGTTATATCAAATTTACTCACAAGGGTTCTGGTATTTCTGTAGGAATGATCCATCTCTGTACCGCCTGTCAGGAATTTTCCTCTCCTTAAGTAGCGGGGATCAACATAACGTTGATCCAAAGGATTCTCAAAAACGTACTTTTTGTAATCAAAGAAAAAATTGGAAAATTTCACAGTATAAAACGTTTTTGAGCTTAGCATGTGATTCAAAATAAAAAGATGGGAATAGCTATTCTTATAATGATGGTAATCACCGTCAGGATTATATTTAAAAGAATGATTGTATCTTTGATAATTTACCTTACCCAAAAAAAATTCATAACTAAGTCTGAGATTAGGAGCTAATCGATAACTAAACTTACACTGACCAGTCTTCTTATTATAAAGGTTCATAGGAACCATTGAGCTATCACCAGTGCTTTCAATATACCAGGCTTTTGGATCGGGGGAATTAAAATCGGATGAATCAGAAGGATTAAAAATTCTTTGACCAAAAAGCCACCCATTATTATTGTAAAATCTTCCCGTGGCGAAAAAAGAAAGCTTTTTACCTAATCCAGGAATGGGTCCACTGAGACGCGCTTGAATATTAGAAATACCCAATGGATTGGAGTCATCAATATCCAAAAATGTCTCTGTATGATTGCTCATGTAATCTCCACCATACAAGGACAACTGTCCAGACAGCTTCTCTCCCCCATCTTTTGTTATCACTTCTACAATACCAGACATTGCCTGCCCGTATTCAGCATTAAAAGTACCACTAATTACTTGAACTTCCTGGATGCCACTATTTTCTACCTCAATGGCAATATCTCCGGAATAGGAATCAGTGACGGAAACACCATTGACCAAATAGGCGATTTCACTGGATCTGCCGCCACGGATATGAGTGGTACCATCTGCACCTTTTACTATTCCAGCCTGCAGTGCCAAAATTTGACTAAATTCTTCTACTGGCATTTCAGAAATCTCATCTGTACCAACCACTGCTGCTGTAGAAGTAAGGTCCTTACGCACAAGTGGTCTTTCAGCAACAATGGTCACCTCTTCCCCAGATTTTAAAACGGTGGTCCTAAGATTAAAATCTACATTTGTGGTTAGGTCTGCAGAGACTCTC is from bacterium and encodes:
- a CDS encoding TonB-dependent receptor; the protein is MKVKYIRVILLIAMLYIIVPSLWSGTTGKIAGKVIDAQTGNGLPGANVFIEGTYIGAATDLEGYFVILNIKPGIYAVKASMMGYQVQKVTAVRVSADLTTNVDFNLRTTVLKSGEEVTIVAERPLVRKDLTSTAAVVGTDEISEMPVEEFSQILALQAGIVKGADGTTHIRGGRSSEIAYLVNGVSVTDSYSGDIAIEVENSGIQEVQVISGTFNAEYGQAMSGIVEVITKDGGEKLSGQLSLYGGDYMSNHTETFLDIDDSNPLGISNIQARLSGPIPGLGKKLSFFATGRFYNNNGWLFGQRIFNPSDSSDFNSPDPKAWYIESTGDSSMVPMNLYNKKTGQCKFSYRLAPNLRLSYEFFLGKVNYQRYNHSFKYNPDGDYHHYKNSYSHLFILNHMLSSKTFYTVKFSNFFFDYKKYVFENPLDQRYVDPRYLRRGKFLTGGTEMDHSYRNTRTLVSKFDITSQITRTHQVKMGLELRKHKLWLHEYEIKLDRSTDWKPQVPPDTLGVLKNNNYTHRPIEFAAYIQDKMEFEDMIVNIGIRYDYFNPDGEIPVKEYYYTTSEGEKILREGERDPLIAPKTKAKVKHQLSPRIGIAYPITERGIIHFSYGHFFQMPPFEYLYHNSEFEVEFGGLQTLMGNADLKPQQTVIYEIGLQQQLSDDIGLDVTGFYKDIRNLLGTEIVEHYIATMLYAKYVNRDYGNVRGFTLALEKRRTKLLSARIDYTYQVSEGNASDPKSVFLDNQSSPARETEIKVVPLDWDQTHTLNLSIILSQPSNWGVSLLARLGSGLPYTPSFQGIRTSYENSGRRPAHSIIDLNAHKEFTLMGLKYSIFLKVYNLLDRKNEVKVYEDTGRANYTLRSFYTGEWRNYSTLNDYLNRPDFYSEPRRIILGVSMGF